The nucleotide sequence gttttttgaggaggtgataaaggtgATTGAACGTAGTGTTGTGggtattgtctacatggatttcggtaatgcatttgataaggtccctcaagggaagctcatccagaagatttagatgcatgggatccacagtgacttagccatttagattcagaattggcttgcccacagaagacagggggtagtggtggatgggccTTCTTCTGGCTGGAgttccatgactagtggtgttctgcagggatctgcactgggatctctgttgtttgtgatatatataagcgacctggatgaaaatgtagatgggtgggttagtaaattcgcagatgatacaaagattggtagtgttgtggatagtgcagaagattgccaaaggatatagtgggatatagatcagatgcagatatgggcagagaaatagcagatggagtttaatccagccaagtgtgaggtgttgcagtttggaagatcaaatgtaaagagacaatacactgttaatggcaagaccaacAATGTTGATGTGGctccacaggttgatagggtggtaaagaaggcatatggcatgcttgcctttattagtcgaggcactgagttcaagaatctggaaattatgttgcagctttataaacctctaattaGGCtgaatctggagtattgcattcaattctagttgccccattatagaaaagatatggaggctttggagagggtgcagaagaggtttaccaggatgctgcctggattagagggcacatggtataaggagagtttggacaaacttgggttgttttctctggagcggcagaggctgaggggagactagATAGAGGCTTATAatcttatgagaggcatagatagacagctggtacctttttctcagggttgaaatatctaatactagagggcatgcatttaaggtgagaggggctcagttcaaaggagatgtgtagggcaagtttttattacactgagagtggtggatgcctggaatgcgctgccagaggcgatgatggaggcaaatacgatagagatgtttaagaggctcttagataggtacatgaatgtgcagagaatggagggatgtggacattgtgtaggcagaagggattagtttagtcaggcatttaattattagtttaattagtttgacacatcATCGTGGGCTCAAGtgtcttttcctgtgctgtactgtcctatgttttatacaaattaaatatatattttaattaaaattaggaAATAAATCATGATTGGATTGAGTCAAAAGTATTTTTGTGTTCTCTGTCGTTTATAAAATGGTCTGTATTGTGAAATGATAAGTGAAAATTAAATGTATACCACATGTTTAATTTACAGTATTCATTATGTACATATATCTCATGTTTAATTTTATGATACATGTTATGTATACAATGCATATCATGTCTATAATATTGTGACACATTTAATTTTCACTTAGCTATTTAGAATACAAACCATTTTATGAATTGTAAGAATGAAAAGACTTCTCACTTAATCCAATCAATATTTCCTAAATTTAACATATAGGCTTAgcataaaataattcaaaaatcttTCTTACAACCTGACACGTTCTGAAGTGTCATGACATAAGAATATTGTTTGCAAAGTTATGTCTTAAATCCCATATTAAACTCAATTTTAGTCTCTCCTACATAAGGAAACAAAGTGCCATCTGGCGTACACATATCTAACATATCCATTAAAATAGCTTCTTGTTTTATCCATATGTTCACAAAATTTAAGGGTTTGATATTCTTTCTTATTCCTACCAGCCAGATTCAACTGAAAGAACTTCCCAGGAATCTTGAGTGTGAGCTGCAATGAAAACAAGGTTGCAGATAGGCAGTTATAAAATATGCAATGCCATTAAGCATTGAAAACTCCAATTGTGAATATTTTGTTCCTTATGAATTAATGATTCCTAAGAAACTGATTATTATTACTACTAGATATCGtacaaaaaaagcaaaattcaTATTGTAGAAACAATGAAATGGATTCAGATTTTTTCCATTAGGTTTTAGTTCTAAGTCAATTCTCATATCTGTATTTTATTGACAATTACTCAACTAAAGACTCAGAGGAAGTATTCTGATATCCACTTATTTGTTGTTAGTGTTTGGACAGAGGTATCAAAATGCACTGTCCTTGAAGCAAGAATTACAAACTGCAGAAACTGCAAATTCAACTGTGGGCCAGATTGTTGGAAACCATCACAGTCTGCTTGCCTACAGGTATATGTTAATTTATCCTCTTCAGGGATGAAGGTTCTGCTACACCAGTCAGAAGAGACTGTACGCTTCAATTCTGAGGTAAGAAACCTACTACAGAGTCCTATAGGAACTCATTAACTTGTCAGTTGAAATGACAGTTAATCAATAAAGTTCAGTGTTCTTGACAGGAATGGGAGAAGACAAAGATGGAAATACAACAGAGCCTGGTAATAGTGTATCTAATGAAGGTAATATTCTAAATGATGATATTTGTGAATTAAACATTGTTGATTGTAAAGATGGATGTTTCTCTTTTTGTGAATATCGAATTTTCCTCCTTCATGCAACTAGTAACTACCAGTTTTCTGCCAATGATTTTTATGCCATCCTGGCTCTTCTTGTGTGGATCCCTTGGCATGAACTTCCTCAAGAAAACTGATTCCATCCCAAAAGATAAGGCCCCATGTTACACTAAGTTTTCTGATTGTAAATCCCATGAAATGCTTTGACACCTGGTTAAGCCATACTCCTATGCTGAACCGACTGTTAAAGTTGTAACATAGCATAAGTGGCTGTGTCTGTCTCTAATGTTCACAAATATTCTaaagcattcaaaaactattaacatTTATCACactattttttaaattgaagaataattacacaaatattaaaaaaaaccacGAAATACGTAAAACAAttaatagatttaaattaattcaatcaATTCTGAATTATGTAAATTACCCCTCTCCTTCATAGCCATTCCTCTCTATTGAAAGGATCTGTGCCAAATATTACCTGACACAGGTTCTGTGAGCAGATTTCCTAGTATAATGTAAAACAGTGGAAGCACTCAGCTTGGAGAAAATTGGGACTTGCAAGTTCATGCACACTTGAGCAAGATTTCCAATCACAGAGGTAATTCTGGAAGTTACAAATGGAAACACTTTTTTGTGGAAATTTTGGGCTAGTGCGCATTATTGATGAATATATCATTAGAAAATTATTCCTCTAATGTGTAAGTGAGAAAAGGGAGTAGATATAGCTCAGTATTTATGTCTATAGTATGCATTTTTTGCAGTTAATTTAAGTTGCTGAAATAATTTAAGTTACTCAAACATAACATAGAATCAAGAGTCTTACATTCATTGCTGAAGTATTGCCATTCATGTGGATCAGTGGCAAGCCACATGCTACATCCACCACATTCATTAGCATATGCTGTGAAGCACCATTATTTTTGGTTTAACAATAAATGCTTCAAAAACAGACAAATTTAAAAAGCAAATCTTTTTGGACTTGGTGGAGTGGAAGAAAATGGGAGAAGGTATGCAAGAAgcaacaattttacattttgaaaatgAACCACTGTGGTATCATATGTGATTAGGCCAACATGGTTCTGCTTAAAGTATTTGCTCTTAATCTTCAAAAGATGCACCTCATTGTGACTTTTTTGCCAGGGCGAATTTGATGTTGCTAGGGGTTCATTGCTGGATTCTACTCATGGAAGTATAAGTAATTAAGAAATaaataagaaattgcagagagttgtggatgcagcccagcgtgtcacagaaaccagcctcccctccaatggactctctatacctctcgctgccttggtgaagcagccagcataatcaaagaccctacccacccgggtcattctctcttctctcctctcccatcaagcataagatacaggagcgtgagggcacatactaccaggctcaaggacagattctatcccacggtgataagactattgaacgcttcccttatacgatgagatggactcttgacctcacaatttagcttgtttgaccttgcaccttattgtctacctgcaatgcacttccctgtagctgtgacactttactccgtattctattattgttttttccttgtactacctcaatgcacccggtactacctcgatgcactgtgtaatgaattgatctgtacgaatggtaagacaagtttttcactgtacctcggtacaagtgacaataataaaccaataccaatttcaggaATATCTTATTCTGGCACAGGCATTCAAGCACATTATCAAGAGAAAGGTTGAGAGATTTCAAATCTTAAAAATGAAAGGCAGTAAAAATGGTTCtgtagaaataatattaaatatagAAATAAGGCAGGCTGCTTTTGGTGTCCAAGGATTCTACTTTAATTGTTGAATCTTACATTGCTGATCTTTTGCCTGGATGTGGACAGATCAGTACTCAAAAATCAGGAACGGCACCTTAGCTACCAATTGAATGCCTGTGCAATTTCTAGGTGTGACTTTCAATAGACAAAAGCCCACTTACATGTATCCTTTGGGTCAATGTACCTATATCTAATCCGGATCTTTTATCATTATAGGACAACAATTATAATTTTGAAGTACCAACAGATAGAGCATGCATTATGTAAAGCTGAACCTTTGATGGCCACAGCATAAATGAGCCCCAAACAATATTTGCCAGTAATCTGGCTCCATAAAACAGATGCTCGCTCTTAGCTTCTCATTTTGGCTACCCCTCACACTGGGACTGGATTGTCCCCCAGACCTCAACTGTCAACAAGCTCAGCATAGGAACGAACTAATTTGCTGCTATGAAACTGGTAAACCACAGTTGATTACCCATTTTGGATGGCAGGGTGACATAGCATATAATGCCAACGctcgcagctccagcaacccgggtttgatTCTGATCTCATCTCTGTGTGGAATATGAACATCCTGGCCATGACTATGTGGTTTTCCCctcatgctctggtttcctcccacatcccaaggatgtgttgggtggtaggttaattggcttctgtgttCAGCAAATTAGGATGGAGTTAATGTGAAAGAGGGAAATAAgtaagggggaatgggattgatggaatttctttaagagctggcatagactgatgagctgaattggaattggaattggtttattattgtcacgtactgagatacagtgaaaaacttatcttgcataccttTTATACAgaccagttcattacacagtgcgttgaggcagtacaaggtaaaacaatacagaatgcagaatgaagtgtcacagctacagagaaagtgcagtgcaggtagacaatatggtgcaagatcataatgaggtagagtgtgaagtcaagagttcattttatcattctagggaaccgttcaatagtgttataacagcaggatagaagctgtccttgagcctggtggtacgtgctttcaggcttttgtatcttctgtctgataggagagggaagaagagagaatgtcctataTCATAAGAAATAATGGAAATATGGAATTTTTCGCCCATGGTTTGACAACTGTATTCAATTAAGGACCTAATCTTAAACAGGTTCAGAAGATACACTGCATTTCGTATGAGCAAGCAGAATATAATTTCTTTGCCAACATTGTGCCCATTTCAGAATTCATGCTGTAACAAGTACTTCTTCAGTAAAAAGAAAAGACAATATCAAAATCAGTGAAAtcagtacaggcaacccctgcattatggccatTTGGGTTACGGAAATTTACccctacagaattcacaaatcactactcaaaacTCACATTTCTTGCCACACATGCAGATGACGTCTCGTGTTATGGCCCATTTTCCAGGAACACATCCCTCCCTGTATCAAGGGTTCACCTGTACATTGTTCTAGACTTTTAACTTACCTGCTCTGTACCATCACACTGAGTGTTGTAAACCTATAGGGTAAAAAAATAAtagtctttttcttttctttttcagtgTTTCTGCACTTCAAATTGTAAAAGGAatcattcagaaaataaaatgctaTTGGCTTCTCTTAAAGAAAACATCACACAGTTTCAGTCTTTTCCATGTTATTATGATccaaaaggaagacaaaggaatgtCCTCTTGGCAAGATTTGATATGTTTAATGCTTTGTGTCATGCAATGCTCTGGCCTTCTTGTATGTTTCTTGGTGGAATTGTACTTGTCGTCCTGGTGAAGCTGACACAGTACCTGTCTCTGCTCAGTGAACAGTCAAagtaagaaattgaaaagaatgaaaaaagtTGCAAATATTCATCAAAGTTCCTTAAGAATTGACACATATATTGTACCATGATGCTAGCAGAAAAATTACAGGTCTTTGTTATACAATCTCAAACTGGAACTTCTGTCTTTTAATAAATACATGCAAACAATGTAAAATGCTTCAAGTACCTGCAAAATTAAATAACAACTTCAAGTTGTTGCTGATGAGTAACACAAAGATAGCTAAGCAAATTTAATTTAGCCCAAATAAGAGATACTTGTGCATTAGAAACAATCACATTCTTGGGATGATTTTAGCAAATAAAAGTAATGCTAAGCAAATATTTACATATTATTGGTATTCAGTTTATCCCAGGTGAATCCCATCCTTAATAAAGATGAGTTCCCCATCTTTAATGTGGaaatagcaatttttaaaaaaaaatttaaaataattttccttccatctattttttatattaatatcaagatatttttatttaaataattggtGTATTGACAGATGACATTTCGGTAATTCTTTTTACAAAGAAGGATGAGACTGCAGGTGGAAAGGAACATTCAGGTGCAGATGAACTTCATGCACCACAGCAATGGTTAAAgtatcaaattttttttaaagaattgtaTTTTTGGTGAAAGTAAATTACAAGGTATAAATACTACTGTTAACAATTGATGGGATGGGTTCCAATCAAGCAAACTGCCTTGCTTTGGACCATCTGGGAACAATGGGAAAATGGGAGCAACAAAGTACCTTGTTGAGATCAATGAGAGTTAAAGAATGAATACTAAGTAAAGGAAGAACTGAGAGTCAGAGTGAATTAAGACTGAGTGAAATCAATGTCATGTAAGgcatggaaaaagaaataaatattggatTAAGAgttggagaaaaaggaaaaagatagGGAAAGcaagaaaaacatatttaaaatttaactttTGACATTTTTAGAACTTCTATCAATAATTCACCACCAGAATGAACAAGACTGCAACCTtataactgttcatttcccaggTCAGGAAGATTAATTGCAAGTTATTAACAATTACTACTTTGCCAGAAGGCAATTATACACTGTTATTTACAAGGTAAAATTTTCCATGACATCTAATTGTCAGCTAAAGTGCATATGTCAACATTTCATCCAAAGCATGGAAAGGTTAAACAGAAATGACATTTtagatccatagaaccatagaacaatacagcacaatacaggcccctcggcccaccatgttgtgccgcccttcaaaccacatctaagactatctaaccccttcctcccacatatccctctatcttaaattcctccatatgcttatctaacaatctcttgaacttgaccaacgtatcagcctccaccaccaccccaggcagtgcattccatgcaccaaccatttaTCCAACATGTGGTGGAATCTGTAATTCATGGGGCTTCTCTTTCTCTCAATAAGTTACAGGTTGTTCTGCTTATTAGTAATGCTTTTCATCATTCATACAGTATTACCTTTTCAGCAAATTCCATCCCACTGTTTCAATCTCTTTGCATTTAACAGGTTATAAATAATGTTTTGGTTCAAATAATACTTTCAAAAACTCGTAattaatatttatattattttgcaGAGCACTGGAATTGCAGCACTGCCCTCAGAAGTGAACATATACCAGATATTTATTTTACTCCGTTGGTATACATTATGGTGGTTAATGCATACTTCTAATATGTTAAGATTAGTGAATTTCCTTTCATATACATACCTTTTCATTTCAGTCACTATAATAAGAAAGGTCAAATGCTTGGTGACATTGTTAGCAAAACAGCAACCAAAGTAAAATCTGACATCAGATGAATGCCATGGAAAGCATTAGTTTCTAAATTATAGACAAAATTGCTATTTGTCAGTTTACACAATTTTAGAATTGGAGTCGAGTTTTAAGCAGGAATCAATTTGATTTTCTGCTGTAAATATAGATTAATTTTCATCCTCCAATATTCTATTAGATCTACATGTCTTATGCTTGCACTCCTAGTTTAGTGAaacactgaatttaaaaaatattcataaGTAAATACCATAAGATAAGGGAAATAGTTTCAATGGAAAAGAGCTTTCTCCAAAAAGAGCTGTATGAGGTACAGTATCTTCTTCATGAGAGGAGAGCTTTTCATTAGGTTTGGGCCAAAATCAGCTCTAAGGTGAGCCattcatagaattgtagaatcattgaaaggaaaaacacagaaatgggacctttcACCCATCTTGTCCTTGCCAACTGCAAagcttatctatgctaatcccatacACCTGCATGAGGTCTATATACCTCtacacttttcctatccaagtacctgtccaaacactttttaatgttgtaattttatctagctccaccaccttttctggcaactcgttctctgtattcaccattctctgtgtgaaaatcttacccctcagatctcctttaaatttctttcctcttaaacctgtgctcactagttctagactcccctgctctgggggAAAGATgcttactatctatcctatctatgcccctcataattttacaaactattATAAAATCACCCATCAATCTCCTATGATCTAGCGAGAATAaatctagcctatccaatctttccttataactacaatgcttcattcctggcaacatcctggtgaatctcttcggcACTCTCTTGAACCACagctttcctgtagtgtgatgaccagaactgtacacaatattctaagtgcagtctaaccaatgttttgtacaactgcaatgtgatgtcccaactcttatactggATGCCTTGGCGTATAAAAGCAAGCATCCTGCCCTGCTGTTTTTAATGGACTATGCACATATGCCCCCAGGTCTCTCAgttctcatgtcccttttacaATTGCGGCTCTTCTCCTACCAAAAGTAACATACCCCATTTGTCCCCATTCCACTAGCCTGTCTATATCTTCTTAAAGTCCATTACTATCCTCCAAAGTTTATTACACCTCCAAATTTTATGCCATCTGCAAAATTGGGAACCCAAGTCTAAGTCATTAGTAATATCCATTTATCAATTAGTAATGTCCATTTATCAATAAAAGGAGTGGCCCTTATAACAATCACTGAAGAGTTTCTCTGAACTCTTCCCCCCCAGTctgaaaaaaataactttattttctgttttctgtcactacaattttctatccatgttaccACAACTCCTCTATACCATAGATTTCAATCACGATGACAAGCCAATTatctggcaccttatcaaatgccttttggaacttCATGTATATCACAGTAATCATATTTCCTCACCAACTCTTTCTATTaactttaacaaatccatgctgggttTCCTGAATCAATCCACACATATCCAAGTGGCTGTTAATTCTATCCCCGgttattgtttctagaactttATTAGTCTGGAGCTACTGGGTTTATCCCAtacccttttttgaacaagggtgtacCATTTGCATATTTCCAGTCTTCAGGCACCACTCCTGAGTAtacagatgtttggaagattatgagtaaagtctctgcaattttctcctcTAATTCTCTCAGCAACTGATGCATCCCATCTGCACCAGGTGATTTAATTCATGTTAGGCATAGCTGGCCTTTCTAATACCACCTCTCCAATAATTTTCAGCCCAATCTAGAATCTCAACTACAACAGCCTTGGTCAAGACTACAGTAGCATCATCCTTGCTAAAGACTGGTGCAAAGCATAATAATGCAACTAAAAGCACCTGTCGCTGTATACATTTCATTATGCACCTGGAAACAAATAGGGTTATGAGAGCAGCAGAGTTCCAAGAAGTCTAACTGGATGGAAAAACCttgtattttattttatgttctgGCATTTTCTCCTGCACAAGGATGATACTGTTATTGCATTGATACAGCTATAAATGGGTAGCTTTAGTTTGAAAGATGTACATTGAAAATCAGCATAGGTTTGATAATCTGAAGAGATACATTCAGGCGAGATCAGCTGGAGAGGAATCAGCAGAATTCTACTCTTAGAAAACATCACCCCACAGAAATATATAGAACAAATAACTTAAAATTATTTGTGGTCAATTGCTTTGATAATATATGTGCATTACGGGTTTCTGGATTGGAATTTATTTAAGTTGACAGGACTTCCTCTGGATCCATGAATGAGTTACTACATCttacaaaatcaatgccttcaaaGCTATAAAAACAAATTTTTGGCAGGGGTCTGTTGGCCTTTAAATGATGTGTGCCACTTTCCATATTGCTGACTAAAACTATATAACTAAGGCCAAATTTACATTACGACATACAATtctcattcacttttttttaaacttgttgaAATGATTTCTCTCTTTCAGAGAAAATCCCTCCTTTTGCTTCCATTGATTTGCTCTACTTCCCATCACATTCTCAGAGATACTGATCTGTTGCACTATGGTTCCCTGCACACCAGCCACCTTTGAGTAAGTTGAACCAAAAAGAGAACATTCTTCccattctacctatcacctctcagcttattacatcttctccccctcccccaaccaaaaGAGAACATTCTTCccattctacctatcacctctcagcttattacatcttctccccctcccccaaccacctaccTCTCCCCATCACCTAGACTCGCCTATCACttgaactcacccatcccctgcttgcatgtggtcctccccctcccaccaccttcttgttctggcttctgccctcttcctttccagtcctgatgaagtgtcttggcccaaaacgtcaactgtttatttccctccatagatgctgcctgacctgctgagttcctccagcactttttgtctatTACTGCAGGAAGAAACCAGCTTTAGTTAATTTTGAAAGATATTTTTGTCCAACAATGCCCTCTTCTGTGAATCTGATGAATTGCAGCAGTCCCACGAAGATGGATTCAACTTGCTGCTTGTGCAGATAGAAAAGTGTTGTAAACTTTTTATAACAAAGGAATTTACTGTCAATGATTTTGGTACATACTTGTTCACCCAACAGTGTGCTATTTATCAAAATACAACAGGCtgggcagcacttgtggagagaaaagcagaattaacatggtaatcaacttgaaacattaactccatttctccacTAATGCTTCTTGCTTTATTAattatttcctacattttctgtgaTCTTTTTTTAGAATGCAGAGCTTCAAACAATAAGATAAAGTAATTAAAAAGTAGCCATTCTCAATGTTGTTTACCTGAATTTCTGAGTTCTTTTCTAGAAACATAAATCAAACTAAATCATGGCAAAGCAAAAGCGCTTAAAATATGAGGACAGGTAGATATGGCTTGAGTCTGGAAGATGAAAAGGTGGATTaattgaagtatttaaagtgatTAAAGGATGTGGTAGGGTAATTGAGAAAAGATTTTCCTTTGGTGAAGGATTCCATAACAAATGAGAGCCACACTGTATAGGAGTGATATTACATTGCCGCAAAAGGAGTGTCTAACTGAGATGTTGGTGGGGGGATTACATTGACCTTTTCAAACTTGGAGTTGACAGACTTATTATATAAGAGTATTAAAATGTCTGTTATCAGAGTGTTTGAAGGAATTAGAATACTTATCAGCAATTATCTAATTAAAGGGAGGATGGGTTTATGGGATGGAATGCTCTATTACTGTATTACTTGCTGATGCTATCAGGCTAATATCAAATGCACAGTTTTTATAACAATAACATTAAATGGTAGATTCATCTGAACATGATTTGCTGAGAATGAAATGGATCTATTGCAAACTGTTATTGAGAAAAACTGCACTTAATCAGATGTGCATGGCAAATCAATATGTAAAATGTCAGAATTGGATAACTAATTCTAAACTAGTATATTTACCTAGTGCCTTCCAATCTATCCTACAAGACAATGTACAGGAACTGAGATAGGAAGATTTGGAAAGATAACTGAAAATGAGATTAAAGTTGTTTTGGAAAAGCTTAGGAAGAGATAAAAGAGCAGTAAAGTTTAAATAGGAGCTTGCATAAGGTGAGCACATAAGTCCATGATCTGTATATTTCTGGAAAATATGGGTGTTCCAAAATTAAAGAGTCGAGATAATACAAGAGCTGTGGCATCCTTTTCTTATGAGATTTGTGCTGCTGGAAAGTCTGATGATGTACTGCTATAACAGGTCATTTCCATGTTATCATTTGAATGTCAATGTcatatttaaaaatcaaacaaacaTTTAAATAGTGTTCATCATTTACTCTTATTAATGAGACTCAAAAAATGGTGTGATAGGAATGGTATTCAtaaatctgaaaagttaacttagtttctctctccgcaaatgctgcctgatttgctgtatattttaactattttcagttttatttctaaACTTTTTCAAACATTTCAAAAAGTCTAAAATTAGCAATTCATTAGACTTTTTATAGAAGTTCTTAGAAGGGTTATGTGTATTT is from Pristis pectinata isolate sPriPec2 chromosome 6, sPriPec2.1.pri, whole genome shotgun sequence and encodes:
- the si:ch211-247n2.1 gene encoding calcium-activated potassium channel subunit beta-2, translated to MPALPSYRMKIFKPEASETMLRDETNFFHKESQRKLRPLQHNVNSSSSVRDGDSGSPPKMFLWSKPQQEEQPARNIYKKIRTHDILDKRKTATALKDGENRALYLGLAMLVCSSLIAFLLGIKVVQHNKESVWTEVSKCTVLEARITNCRNCKFNCGPDCWKPSQSACLQVYVNLSSSGMKVLLHQSEETVRFNSECFCTSNCKRNHSENKMLLASLKENITQFQSFPCYYDPKGRQRNVLLARFDMFNALCHAMLWPSCMFLGGIVLVVLVKLTQYLSLLSEQSK